From the Halomonas meridiana genome, one window contains:
- a CDS encoding cation diffusion facilitator family transporter, which translates to MTPFVAERRALRFSAISASLFAFTGLALGLASGSITILFDSGYSLLSLVLASLSLFALQQARKPADDHYPFGRLTVEPLAVLLKGVVIALVCLFSLVSAIWSLAQGGRLVTLDLALMFGVVNVTGCLLTWWWLTRYAKVAQSSLLAAELRQWQMDTWLSAAVMLGFALTWGLTLSPWAHLARFADPVMVLIIAGYFLPMPIRMVKGALRELMFGEPVGSVRQEVVQEVADFDIADDDVRLAQVGSFLMVDIQLDKQQIDDAEEIVESVEQHCKLRNLRPVTSITLVT; encoded by the coding sequence GTGACCCCCTTTGTCGCCGAGCGCCGTGCGCTGAGATTTTCCGCCATTTCCGCTAGCCTGTTTGCCTTTACCGGGCTTGCCTTGGGTCTTGCCAGTGGCTCAATTACGATACTCTTCGATAGTGGCTATTCGCTATTAAGTTTAGTGCTGGCATCGCTCTCTCTGTTTGCGTTGCAGCAGGCCCGCAAACCGGCGGATGATCACTACCCCTTTGGGCGGCTGACGGTCGAACCGCTGGCCGTGCTGCTCAAAGGCGTGGTGATTGCGCTGGTGTGTTTGTTTTCATTGGTCTCAGCAATCTGGAGTTTGGCGCAAGGAGGGCGTCTGGTCACGTTGGACTTGGCGCTGATGTTTGGCGTGGTCAACGTGACCGGTTGTTTGCTCACTTGGTGGTGGCTGACCCGCTATGCCAAGGTAGCGCAGTCCTCGCTACTGGCCGCAGAGCTTCGCCAGTGGCAGATGGATACCTGGCTAAGTGCCGCCGTCATGCTGGGCTTTGCCCTTACTTGGGGGCTTACGCTCTCGCCCTGGGCGCACTTGGCGCGTTTTGCCGACCCGGTGATGGTGCTGATCATTGCCGGTTACTTCCTGCCCATGCCCATTCGGATGGTCAAAGGAGCGCTGCGTGAGCTGATGTTTGGCGAACCGGTAGGCAGCGTCCGCCAAGAAGTGGTGCAAGAAGTGGCGGATTTCGATATCGCCGACGACGATGTGCGCCTTGCCCAGGTAGGCAGCTTCTTGATGGTCGACATTCAGCTCGATAAGCAGCAGATCGATGACGCAGAAGAGATCGTCGAGAGCGTCGAGCAGCACTGTAAGCTGCGTAATTTGCGCCCGGTGACGAGCATTACGCTGGTCACGTAA
- a CDS encoding LysR family transcriptional regulator, translated as MSTLTLHQSLSANYFGTKHVDQGTIMRAEQVQAFIDVTEHGSFAAAARHTGMKRSTLSAAVNALEDSLGVALFERSGNSLQLTAVGESVLPDCYRLLTSANRINKHCQQHLQGVESQLCIARDDALPEAFWRQVMHDLKQRYPLTAISVYLLPPKSTPSSCCVKRWISPLGCIPPKGRR; from the coding sequence GTGAGTACACTGACGCTTCACCAGTCGCTCAGCGCCAACTATTTTGGCACTAAGCACGTTGATCAAGGGACCATCATGCGCGCAGAACAAGTCCAGGCGTTTATCGATGTCACGGAGCACGGGTCGTTTGCCGCCGCCGCACGGCACACCGGCATGAAGCGCAGCACGCTAAGCGCCGCCGTCAATGCGCTGGAAGATAGCCTGGGCGTGGCACTCTTCGAGCGTTCGGGGAACAGCCTTCAGCTCACGGCCGTGGGGGAAAGCGTGCTGCCCGACTGCTATCGCCTGCTGACCAGTGCCAACCGCATCAATAAGCACTGCCAGCAACACTTACAAGGCGTGGAGAGTCAGCTTTGCATCGCGCGGGACGACGCGCTGCCCGAGGCATTTTGGCGACAGGTCATGCACGACCTGAAACAGCGCTACCCACTCACGGCCATTTCGGTGTACCTGCTGCCCCCCAAGAGCACGCCCAGTTCGTGCTGCGTCAAACGGTGGATATCGCCTTTGGGCTGTATACCGCCGAAGGGGCGGCGGTGA
- a CDS encoding substrate-binding domain-containing protein — translation MLRQTVDIAFGLYTAEGAAVNASNLAPVSMSLVAAPSHPLSRLPNVTKDDLAQYTQVCLTFDQGDKLVSEALFSTNYLGLTMFEVIRDAVINGTGWALLPYPLVKEALASHSLCALNHDLLLESHYYRYVEGESLGVVATALLTNVIRFLGTTR, via the coding sequence GTGCTGCGTCAAACGGTGGATATCGCCTTTGGGCTGTATACCGCCGAAGGGGCGGCGGTGAATGCCAGCAACCTTGCGCCTGTGAGCATGAGCCTGGTCGCGGCGCCAAGCCATCCACTCAGCCGCCTGCCGAACGTCACTAAAGATGATTTGGCCCAGTACACCCAGGTATGTCTGACCTTCGATCAGGGCGACAAACTGGTGAGCGAAGCGCTGTTTTCCACCAACTATCTTGGCCTGACCATGTTCGAGGTGATTCGCGATGCAGTGATCAATGGCACCGGCTGGGCACTGCTTCCCTACCCGCTCGTCAAAGAGGCATTGGCCAGCCACAGTCTGTGTGCGCTCAACCACGACCTGCTGCTGGAAAGTCACTACTACCGTTACGTGGAAGGCGAGAGTCTCGGCGTAGTCGCCACGGCGCTGCTGACCAACGTCATCCGTTTTTTAGGCACCACACGCTGA
- a CDS encoding PhoH family protein yields MVRLDKKATRLYVLDTNVLIHDPAALYHFDEHDVVIPMTVLEELDKHKNGIREIARTARQISRTLSDLTSQVTFDEIQQGIPIPRISGESGRLHFLCYNDLKPFDSLDDSPDNRILAETCRLRDERPDASVILITKDINLRVKAAALKVPVEDYLNDRAFSDSDAMIEGAQVYSQAGHDGASLWEALNVDVTVERVGHHTFYQLSGQMPRDWHVGMLVSDSENGAEFEAIVRELSSSSARLQLLTNYRHHAGVWGVHAHDSRQNFTLNLLMDPEIDLVTIAGNAGTGKTFMTLAAAFQQTLDAKRFERIVFTRAPIPMGEDIGFLPGTEEEKMSPWMGAFHDNMDNLLRNEEGESTWDNGATRQLIGSRVQIRSPSFMRGRTLNDTFLIIDEAQNFTPKQLKSLVTRAGRNTKIVCLGNVGQIDTPYLTANTCGMAAVVERFRDWPHAGHITLKSVERSRLALAAEELL; encoded by the coding sequence ATGGTACGACTCGATAAGAAAGCGACTAGGCTGTACGTCCTAGACACGAATGTCCTGATCCACGACCCCGCTGCGCTCTACCATTTCGATGAGCATGATGTGGTCATCCCCATGACCGTGCTCGAAGAGCTGGACAAGCACAAGAACGGCATCCGCGAAATCGCCCGTACGGCACGGCAAATCAGCCGCACCCTGTCCGATCTCACCAGCCAAGTGACGTTCGACGAAATACAGCAAGGCATTCCCATCCCCCGCATCAGCGGAGAATCTGGTCGCCTGCACTTTCTGTGCTACAACGACCTCAAGCCCTTCGACTCGTTAGACGATAGTCCCGATAACCGAATCCTGGCAGAAACCTGCCGTTTGCGTGACGAACGCCCGGATGCCTCGGTCATTCTGATTACGAAAGACATTAACCTGCGGGTCAAAGCCGCCGCGCTAAAAGTACCGGTAGAGGATTACCTCAACGACCGCGCCTTCTCCGATAGCGATGCGATGATCGAGGGCGCGCAGGTATACAGCCAGGCAGGGCATGACGGCGCTTCGCTATGGGAAGCGCTGAATGTCGACGTCACCGTCGAGCGCGTGGGCCATCACACTTTCTATCAGCTCAGTGGCCAAATGCCTCGCGACTGGCACGTGGGCATGCTGGTCTCCGATAGCGAGAACGGCGCCGAGTTCGAGGCCATCGTGCGGGAGCTGTCATCCTCTTCTGCGCGGCTGCAGCTACTCACCAACTATCGCCACCACGCAGGGGTGTGGGGCGTGCACGCCCACGACAGCCGTCAGAACTTTACCCTCAACCTGCTGATGGACCCTGAGATCGACCTCGTCACCATTGCCGGTAATGCGGGCACCGGTAAAACCTTCATGACCCTGGCGGCGGCTTTCCAGCAAACCCTGGACGCCAAGCGCTTCGAGCGTATCGTCTTCACCCGCGCGCCGATTCCCATGGGCGAGGACATTGGTTTCTTGCCAGGTACCGAGGAGGAGAAAATGTCACCGTGGATGGGCGCCTTCCACGACAACATGGATAACCTGCTGCGCAACGAAGAGGGAGAGTCGACGTGGGACAACGGTGCCACACGGCAGCTAATTGGTTCACGGGTACAAATCCGCTCACCGAGCTTTATGCGCGGGCGCACCCTGAACGATACCTTCTTGATCATCGACGAGGCGCAAAACTTCACCCCTAAACAGCTAAAGTCGCTGGTCACTCGTGCAGGGCGCAATACCAAGATCGTTTGCTTGGGCAACGTCGGGCAGATCGATACGCCCTACCTCACCGCCAATACCTGCGGCATGGCCGCCGTGGTCGAGCGGTTCAGAGATTGGCCTCACGCCGGGCATATCACTTTGAAAAGCGTCGAGCGCTCCCGCTTGGCCCTGGCGGCCGAAGAGCTGCTGTAG
- a CDS encoding YihY/virulence factor BrkB family protein — protein sequence MDSHRRGRAADVPSDIPRRGWHDIAWRVVRAARRDRITMFAAGVAFYALLALFPTIAAVISVWGLLFDPVEAGRQLYTISRFMPPDAANLIDQQAQEVVESTEAGNVMTALAGLLIAMFIASKAVSVLVIGLNAVYGEQEKRSLLYRGVVLVSLTLGLIGMTLVSLGFIAIVPAMVDRLMIDPPLDRVLQWLRWPALLVLMSLLIALLYRFAPYRRSPQWRWLSYGTLFATLMWLLGSGALSLYVRYFSTFSELYGSIGAVVALMLWFWLSAFVVLFGAELNSEMERQTCHDTTVGKARPLGEREAFAADTIGVENPWNSDNAAKRQPPCD from the coding sequence ATGGATAGCCACCGTCGAGGTCGTGCCGCCGACGTGCCCAGCGATATACCGCGGCGGGGCTGGCACGATATTGCCTGGCGCGTTGTGCGTGCGGCTCGCCGGGATCGAATCACCATGTTTGCCGCAGGGGTGGCGTTTTACGCGCTGCTGGCGCTGTTTCCAACCATTGCGGCGGTGATCTCGGTGTGGGGGCTGCTGTTCGATCCGGTGGAGGCGGGGCGTCAGCTCTACACGATCAGCCGTTTCATGCCACCGGATGCGGCCAATTTGATCGATCAACAGGCGCAGGAAGTGGTCGAGAGCACCGAAGCGGGTAACGTTATGACCGCGTTGGCGGGGCTACTCATTGCCATGTTCATTGCCTCGAAAGCCGTTTCGGTGCTGGTGATCGGTCTCAATGCGGTATACGGCGAGCAGGAAAAGCGCTCGCTGCTCTACCGGGGCGTGGTGCTGGTGTCGCTGACCCTGGGCTTGATTGGCATGACGTTGGTCTCGTTGGGGTTCATCGCCATCGTGCCTGCCATGGTGGATAGGCTCATGATCGACCCCCCCTTGGATCGCGTGCTGCAGTGGCTGCGCTGGCCGGCCCTGTTGGTGTTGATGAGCCTACTGATCGCGCTGCTCTACCGCTTCGCGCCTTATCGGCGCTCACCGCAGTGGCGCTGGCTGAGTTACGGCACCCTGTTTGCGACGCTGATGTGGTTGCTAGGCTCTGGCGCGCTGTCACTCTATGTGCGCTACTTTTCGACGTTTAGCGAGCTGTACGGCTCGATAGGGGCGGTCGTGGCGCTGATGCTGTGGTTTTGGCTCTCGGCATTCGTCGTGCTGTTCGGGGCAGAGCTCAATAGCGAAATGGAGCGCCAAACCTGTCATGACACCACCGTGGGCAAAGCGCGCCCGCTAGGTGAGCGCGAGGCGTTTGCTGCCGATACCATCGGCGTCGAGAACCCCTGGAACAGCGACAATGCCGCAAAACGGCAGCCGCCGTGCGATTGA
- a CDS encoding alpha/beta hydrolase, whose product MTAPGELIIEPKNGQPADACVFIIHGLGADGHDFEPLVPALALPESVNVRFIMPHAPRLPVTINGGMVMPAWYDILAMDLGRRVDEVQLKKSAERIQALIQEQIDQGMDSRRIIVAGFSQGGAVAYQAALSFPQPLGGLLAMSTYFATADSIEPAEANRHVPIDVHHGNFDPIVPETLGRSGVERLKAMGYNVNYRQYPMAHALCPQQVNDIGKWLSERLG is encoded by the coding sequence ATGACAGCCCCAGGCGAACTGATTATTGAACCGAAAAATGGTCAACCCGCCGATGCGTGTGTGTTCATCATTCACGGCTTAGGTGCCGATGGGCACGATTTCGAGCCGCTAGTGCCTGCCTTGGCGCTGCCGGAAAGCGTCAACGTGCGCTTCATCATGCCCCATGCCCCGCGCCTACCGGTGACCATCAACGGCGGCATGGTGATGCCCGCTTGGTACGACATCCTGGCGATGGACTTGGGGCGTCGGGTCGATGAGGTGCAGCTGAAAAAATCCGCCGAGCGTATTCAGGCGCTGATCCAAGAGCAGATCGACCAAGGCATGGATAGTCGGCGCATCATCGTGGCGGGCTTTTCCCAGGGCGGGGCAGTGGCGTATCAGGCCGCGCTGTCGTTTCCTCAGCCGCTGGGTGGGCTGTTGGCGATGTCGACCTACTTTGCCACCGCCGACAGCATCGAGCCTGCTGAGGCGAACCGTCACGTGCCGATCGACGTTCATCACGGTAACTTCGACCCCATCGTGCCCGAAACCCTAGGTCGTAGTGGCGTCGAGCGTTTGAAGGCCATGGGATATAACGTCAACTATCGCCAGTACCCGATGGCCCATGCGCTCTGCCCGCAGCAGGTCAACGATATCGGCAAGTGGCTGAGCGAGCGGTTGGGCTAA
- a CDS encoding SLC13 family permease, which produces MSLDAWIAIGVVLTIFPLMALSRLGPDIILMGAVVVLMTLGVIDPQQALGGFSNSGLFTVAFMYVLVASIRETGGIDLIIRYVLGRPSSERGALTRLLLPVASLSGFLNNTPVVATYIPAVLSWSRRLRLSPQRLLMPLSFASILGGTITLFGTSTNLVVHGLLIERYPELAMGLFDLAWVGIPVAVAGLAYLIFLGPRLLPARGGTAKAFANPREFTIEMEVDPSGVLVDRTVEEAGLRHLQELFLVEIERAGNVVSVVGPGEQLKGGDRLVFVGTSDAAVELQQIRGLIPSRDGASSLEKEFKERRLVEAVVSNQCQFIGQRIRDGRFRTLYGAAVLAICRGGERVRGNLGQVRLQPADVLLLEARPPFIERHRQSKDFLLISELNGSARPIHEKAPLAWGILIGAVLLAALGVLSMLNAAMLGAAMALLTGCCTVGAAKRGLDTQVLLTIAASFGVGAALQSSGAADAMAGSVLSLVAGSPWLLLVGTYCVVALLTELVTNNAAAVIIFPVVMAAAESLGVSPMPYVVAVMFAASASFLTPIGYQTNLMVHGPGGYRITDFLRVGGGLNVLTGGIAVSLIPWVWPF; this is translated from the coding sequence ATGTCGCTGGATGCTTGGATTGCAATAGGGGTCGTGCTGACGATTTTTCCGCTGATGGCGCTCTCTCGCCTCGGTCCGGACATCATTTTAATGGGCGCAGTAGTGGTGTTAATGACACTGGGGGTCATCGATCCTCAACAGGCGCTGGGTGGATTTTCCAATAGCGGCCTGTTTACCGTCGCGTTCATGTACGTGCTGGTGGCTAGTATTCGTGAGACTGGCGGTATCGATCTGATCATTCGCTACGTGTTGGGGCGTCCATCGAGTGAACGCGGCGCGCTGACACGTCTATTGTTACCCGTAGCGTCGCTCAGCGGCTTTCTCAATAACACCCCGGTGGTGGCGACCTATATTCCCGCCGTATTGAGTTGGAGCCGCCGTTTGCGTCTTTCCCCACAGCGCTTGCTCATGCCGCTGAGCTTTGCCTCTATTTTAGGCGGTACTATCACGCTATTTGGTACCAGCACTAACCTGGTAGTGCATGGGCTGCTGATCGAGCGCTACCCGGAGTTGGCCATGGGGCTTTTCGACTTGGCGTGGGTAGGGATTCCGGTCGCGGTCGCGGGCTTGGCATATCTGATTTTCCTTGGCCCGCGTTTATTGCCCGCCCGTGGCGGCACGGCTAAAGCCTTTGCCAACCCACGCGAGTTCACGATCGAAATGGAAGTCGACCCATCAGGGGTGCTGGTAGACCGCACGGTCGAAGAGGCGGGGCTGCGCCATTTGCAGGAACTGTTCCTTGTAGAGATCGAGCGTGCCGGTAACGTGGTCAGTGTGGTTGGACCAGGGGAGCAGCTCAAAGGCGGGGATCGTTTGGTGTTCGTGGGTACCTCGGATGCCGCTGTGGAGCTTCAGCAGATCCGTGGGCTGATCCCTTCTCGGGATGGCGCTTCTAGCCTAGAAAAAGAGTTCAAAGAGCGCCGTTTGGTCGAGGCGGTAGTCTCCAATCAATGCCAGTTTATTGGTCAACGGATTCGTGACGGTCGATTTAGAACGCTATACGGCGCGGCCGTGCTGGCGATTTGTCGCGGCGGCGAGCGCGTGAGAGGGAACCTCGGCCAAGTGCGCTTGCAGCCTGCCGATGTATTGCTATTGGAGGCACGCCCGCCGTTCATCGAGCGCCACCGGCAGTCGAAAGATTTCTTATTGATCAGCGAACTCAACGGCTCGGCGCGGCCCATTCATGAAAAGGCGCCGCTGGCGTGGGGAATTTTAATAGGTGCGGTGCTGCTGGCGGCGTTGGGCGTGCTGAGCATGCTCAATGCCGCCATGCTGGGCGCGGCCATGGCACTGTTGACCGGCTGTTGTACGGTGGGCGCCGCCAAGCGCGGGCTAGACACCCAAGTGCTTTTGACCATCGCCGCTTCGTTTGGGGTGGGGGCAGCGTTACAGTCGTCAGGTGCTGCGGATGCCATGGCAGGCAGCGTGCTATCGCTGGTGGCGGGCAGCCCGTGGCTGCTGCTGGTGGGAACTTACTGCGTCGTGGCGCTGCTTACGGAGTTAGTGACCAACAACGCGGCGGCGGTAATCATCTTTCCGGTGGTTATGGCGGCCGCAGAAAGCCTCGGCGTCAGCCCCATGCCTTACGTAGTCGCGGTGATGTTTGCTGCGTCGGCCAGCTTTCTTACCCCGATTGGCTATCAAACCAACTTAATGGTGCATGGCCCCGGTGGTTATCGCATCACTGATTTTCTCCGCGTCGGCGGCGGCTTGAACGTGCTGACGGGGGGGATTGCCGTGAGCCTGATTCCTTGGGTATGGCCGTTCTAA
- a CDS encoding cold-shock protein, translating into MATGTVKWFNDTKGFGFISPDDNGDDLFAHFSEIQADGFKTLQDGQKVSFDVTQGKKGLQASNIKVLG; encoded by the coding sequence ATGGCAACTGGTACCGTTAAGTGGTTTAACGACACTAAAGGCTTCGGCTTCATTTCTCCGGACGACAACGGCGACGACCTGTTCGCGCACTTCTCCGAAATTCAAGCTGACGGCTTCAAAACTCTGCAAGACGGCCAGAAGGTTTCCTTCGACGTCACTCAGGGTAAAAAAGGCCTTCAGGCTTCCAACATCAAAGTTCTGGGTTAA
- a CDS encoding GMC family oxidoreductase, with translation MPTNTTTHPTAEAFDYIVIGAGTAGCLMANRLSADPNNRVLLIEAGGRDNYHWIHIPVGYLYCINNPRTDWLFRTEPDKGLNGRSLIYPRGKTLGGCSSINGMIYMRGQARDYDHWAEVTGSDEWRWENCLPDFIKHENHYRLDKGSDGDETHRAFHGHGGEWRVEKQRLKWEVLDDFAEAAVQAGIPRTDDFNRGSNEGVAYFEVNQRDGWRWNTAKAFLRSALKRDNLTLWHSTQVNRLCFDHTQAPRCTGVEVVRSGKIQRVQARKEVVLCAGAIGSPHLLQLSGIGPAEHLREHGIEVVHDLPGVGENLQDHLQIRSVYRVSNAKTLNAIASTLWGKAGIGWEYVTKRTGPMSMAPSQLGAFTRSSDDQPYPNIQYHVQPLSLEAFGQPLHPYPAITASVCNLNPTSRGTVRLKSADPRQAPAISPNYLSTPEDRKVAADSLRVTRRIAEQPAFAKYSPEEVKPGVEYQTDDELTRLAGDIGTTIFHPVGTTRMGKRDDPMAVVDEKLRVRGVVGLRVADAGVMPTITSGNTNSPTLMIAEKAAGWILKENSLH, from the coding sequence ATGCCAACAAATACAACCACTCATCCCACCGCAGAAGCATTTGATTACATCGTGATTGGCGCAGGCACCGCAGGGTGCCTGATGGCCAATCGACTGAGCGCCGACCCCAATAATCGGGTGCTGCTGATTGAGGCAGGCGGTCGGGATAACTACCACTGGATTCATATTCCAGTGGGCTACCTTTATTGCATTAATAACCCGCGCACCGACTGGCTGTTTCGCACCGAGCCGGACAAAGGGCTCAATGGCCGCTCGCTGATCTACCCTCGGGGGAAAACCCTGGGAGGCTGTTCTAGCATCAACGGCATGATCTACATGCGCGGTCAGGCCCGGGATTACGACCACTGGGCAGAGGTCACCGGCAGCGACGAGTGGCGCTGGGAGAACTGCCTGCCCGACTTTATCAAACACGAAAACCACTACCGGCTGGATAAAGGCAGCGACGGTGATGAGACTCACCGCGCTTTTCATGGCCATGGCGGCGAGTGGCGGGTCGAAAAGCAGCGCCTGAAATGGGAGGTGCTGGATGACTTTGCCGAAGCGGCGGTGCAGGCGGGCATCCCCCGCACCGACGACTTCAACCGGGGGAGTAATGAAGGGGTTGCCTATTTTGAGGTAAACCAACGTGACGGCTGGCGCTGGAATACCGCTAAGGCGTTTTTGCGCAGCGCGTTAAAGCGCGACAACCTAACGCTTTGGCACTCCACCCAGGTAAATCGGCTCTGCTTCGATCATACACAAGCGCCTCGTTGTACGGGGGTAGAGGTGGTGCGCAGCGGCAAAATCCAGCGCGTACAGGCGCGAAAAGAGGTGGTGCTGTGTGCGGGGGCCATTGGCTCGCCCCACCTTTTACAGCTGTCGGGCATTGGGCCTGCTGAGCATCTGCGTGAACACGGCATTGAGGTGGTGCACGACCTGCCTGGGGTAGGTGAAAACCTGCAAGATCATCTCCAGATTCGCTCGGTGTATCGTGTCAGTAATGCCAAAACGCTCAATGCTATTGCCAGTACGCTGTGGGGCAAGGCGGGGATTGGCTGGGAGTATGTGACCAAGCGCACCGGGCCGATGAGCATGGCGCCTTCGCAGCTTGGTGCGTTTACCCGCAGTTCTGACGATCAGCCGTACCCCAATATTCAGTATCACGTTCAGCCGCTCAGCCTAGAGGCCTTTGGGCAGCCGCTGCATCCGTATCCGGCCATTACGGCGAGCGTATGTAACTTGAATCCTACCAGCCGAGGAACGGTGCGTTTGAAAAGCGCCGACCCGCGTCAGGCACCGGCAATTTCGCCGAACTATCTCAGCACGCCGGAGGATCGCAAGGTGGCGGCTGATTCGCTGCGGGTAACCCGGCGTATCGCTGAACAGCCTGCCTTCGCTAAATATTCACCTGAAGAGGTAAAACCGGGCGTCGAGTATCAAACCGATGACGAGCTAACGCGGCTAGCGGGAGATATTGGCACGACGATTTTTCACCCGGTCGGCACCACGCGGATGGGCAAACGTGATGACCCAATGGCGGTGGTGGATGAAAAATTGCGGGTGCGTGGGGTGGTGGGATTACGGGTCGCGGACGCGGGCGTGATGCCGACCATCACCAGTGGAAACACCAATTCTCCGACGTTGATGATCGCCGAAAAGGCGGCGGGATGGATTTTGAAAGAAAATTCATTGCATTGA
- a CDS encoding CoA-acylating methylmalonate-semialdehyde dehydrogenase: protein MTTNAIHHFINGQRSEGASGSALDVFNPATGQVTGRVALASAADVDTAVQAAQAAFPAWADTPPIRRARVMFKFLELLNANKDALAEAITKEHGKVFTDAQGEVARGIDIVEFACGIPQLLKGDYTEQVSTGIDNWTVRQPLGVVAGITPFNFPAMVPMWMFPIAIAAGNTFILKPSPLDPSASLMIADLLTQAGLPDGVFNVVQGDKDSVEALIDHPHVKALSFVGSTPIANLIYERGAKHGKRVQALGGAKNHMVVMPDAHLDKAVDALIGAAYGSAGERCMAISVAVLVGDVADKVVPMLTERAKTLKVKDGMQLDAEMGPIVTRQAHQRITGYIEKGVAEGAQLIVDGREFDSTQAGEGCADGFWMGGTLFDHVTPEMTIYKEEIFGPVLVCVRVPDVATAIQLINDHEFGNGVSCFTESGSVAREFGRRIQVGMVGINVPIPVPMAWHGFGGWKRSLFGDTHAYGEEGVRFYTKQKSIMQRWSDSIDAGAEFVMPTAK, encoded by the coding sequence ATGACAACCAACGCCATCCACCACTTTATTAACGGCCAACGCAGCGAAGGCGCCTCCGGCAGCGCCCTGGATGTCTTCAACCCTGCCACCGGGCAGGTCACCGGCCGCGTTGCCCTGGCTTCGGCCGCCGATGTGGATACCGCCGTGCAAGCCGCCCAAGCAGCATTTCCAGCCTGGGCCGATACGCCGCCTATTCGCCGCGCTCGGGTAATGTTCAAATTCCTGGAGCTGCTGAACGCCAATAAAGATGCCCTGGCCGAAGCAATCACCAAAGAGCACGGCAAGGTATTTACCGATGCCCAGGGCGAAGTGGCACGGGGTATTGATATTGTCGAGTTTGCCTGCGGTATTCCCCAGCTATTAAAGGGTGATTACACCGAGCAGGTTAGCACCGGCATCGATAACTGGACCGTGCGCCAGCCGCTGGGCGTGGTCGCCGGTATTACGCCGTTTAACTTCCCGGCGATGGTGCCGATGTGGATGTTCCCCATCGCCATTGCCGCCGGTAATACCTTTATTCTCAAGCCCAGCCCGCTGGACCCTAGCGCCTCGCTGATGATCGCGGATCTGTTGACACAAGCAGGCCTGCCCGATGGCGTGTTCAACGTGGTGCAGGGCGATAAAGACTCCGTCGAAGCGCTGATCGACCACCCACACGTTAAAGCGCTGTCGTTCGTCGGCTCTACGCCGATTGCCAACCTGATTTACGAGCGCGGGGCTAAGCACGGCAAACGCGTGCAGGCACTGGGCGGGGCGAAAAACCATATGGTCGTGATGCCAGACGCCCATCTTGATAAAGCAGTGGATGCGTTAATTGGCGCAGCCTACGGCAGTGCGGGCGAGCGCTGCATGGCGATTAGCGTGGCCGTGCTGGTCGGCGATGTGGCCGATAAAGTCGTGCCGATGCTCACCGAGCGGGCTAAGACGCTGAAAGTCAAAGATGGCATGCAGCTGGATGCAGAAATGGGGCCCATCGTGACCCGCCAAGCGCATCAGCGGATCACCGGGTACATCGAAAAGGGCGTGGCAGAAGGCGCGCAGCTTATCGTCGATGGCCGCGAGTTTGATAGCACTCAAGCGGGTGAGGGCTGTGCAGACGGTTTCTGGATGGGCGGCACCCTGTTCGACCACGTCACGCCAGAGATGACTATCTATAAAGAGGAGATTTTTGGCCCGGTGCTGGTATGCGTGCGCGTGCCGGATGTGGCGACCGCCATTCAACTGATTAACGATCACGAATTTGGCAACGGCGTGAGCTGCTTTACCGAAAGCGGCAGCGTTGCCCGGGAATTTGGCCGCCGTATTCAGGTGGGCATGGTCGGTATCAACGTACCGATTCCGGTGCCTATGGCGTGGCACGGTTTTGGCGGCTGGAAGCGCTCGCTGTTTGGCGATACCCACGCGTATGGCGAAGAGGGTGTGCGCTTCTACACCAAGCAGAAGTCGATCATGCAGCGCTGGTCGGACTCCATCGACGCGGGTGCAGAGTTTGTGATGCCGACGGCGAAGTAG